The following proteins are encoded in a genomic region of Bubalus kerabau isolate K-KA32 ecotype Philippines breed swamp buffalo chromosome 13, PCC_UOA_SB_1v2, whole genome shotgun sequence:
- the CENPB gene encoding major centromere autoantigen B produces MGPKRRQLTFREKSRIIQEVEENPDLRKGEIARRFNIPPSTLSTILKNKRAILASERKYGVASTCRKTNKLSPYDKLEGLLIAWFQQIRAAGLPVKGIILKEKALRIAEELGMDDFTASNGWLDRFRRRHGVVSCSGVARARSRSAAPRPPAAPASPPAVPSEGSGGGTTGWRAREEQPPSVAEGYASQDVFSATETSLWYDFLPDQAAGLCGSDGRARRATQRLSVLLCANADGSEKLPPLVAGKSAKPRAGQAGLPCDYTANSKGGVTTQALAKYLKALDTRMAAESRRVLLLAGRLAAQSLDTSGLRHVQLAFFPPGTVQPLERGVVQQVKGHYRQAMLLKAMAALEGQDRSGLQLGLMEALHFVAAAWQAVEPSDIAACFREAGFGGGPNATITTALKSEGEEEEEEEEEEEEEEEGEGEEEEEEDGEEEEEEAGEGEELGEEEEVEEEGDVDDSDEEEEEEEEESSSEGLEAEDWAQGVVEAGGSFGGYGAQEEAQCPTLHFLEGEEDSESDSEEEEEDDEEEDEDDEDDEEDSDEVPVPSFGEAMAYFAMVKRYLTSFPIDDRVQSHILHLEHDLVHVTRKNHARQAGVRGLGHQS; encoded by the coding sequence ATGGGCCCCAAGCGGCGGCAGCTGACGTTCCGGGAGAAGTCGCGGATCATCCAGGAGGTGGAGGAAAACCCAGACCTGCGCAAGGGCGAGATCGCGCGGCGCTTCAACATCCCACCGTCCACGTTGAGCACCATCCTGAAGAACAAGCGCGCCATCCTGGCGTCGGAGCGCAAGTACGGTGTAGCCTCCACCTGTCGCAAGACCAACAAACTGTCCCCTTACGACAAGCTCGAGGGGCTGCTCATCGCCTGGTTCCAGCAAATCCGCGCCGCTGGCCTGCCGGTCAAGGGCATCATCCTCAAGGAGAAGGCGCTGCGTATAGCCGAGGAGCTGGGCATGGACGATTTCACTGCCTCCAACGGCTGGCTGGACCGCTTCCGCCGGCGCCACGGTGTAGTGTCCTGCAGCGGCGTGGCCCGCGCCAGGTCGCGCAGCGCTGCCCCCCGGCCCCCAGCGGCGCCCGCTAGCCCTCCCGCAGTGCCCTCGGAGGGCAGCGGTGGGGGTACCACGGGCTGGCGCGCTCGGGAGGAGCAGCCACCGTCGGTGGCCGAGGGCTACGCTTCCCAGGACGTGTTCAGCGCCACTGAGACCAGTCTGTGGTACGACTTCCTGCCCGACCAAGCGGCGGGGCTGTGTGGCAGTGATGGACGGGCACGCAGGGCCACCCAGCGCCTGAGTGTCCTGCTGTGTGCCAACGCCGATGGTAGCGAGAAGCTGCCCCCACTTGTGGCTGGCAAGTCGGCCAAACCCCGTGCAGGCCAAGCTGGCCTGCCCTGTGACTATACTGCCAactctaagggtggtgtcaccacCCAGGCTCTGGCCAAGTACCTGAAAGCCCTGGACACCCGCATGGCTGCAGAATCTCGCCGAGTCCTGCTGCTGGCTGGCCGCCTGGCTGCCCAGTCCCTGGATACCTCGGGCCTGCGGCATGTGCAGCTGGCCTTCTTCCCACCAGGCACCGTGCAGCCGCTGGAGCGTGGAGTGGTCCAACAGGTGAAGGGCCACTACCGCCAGGCTATGCTGCTCAAGGCCATGGCAGCACTAGAGGGCCAGGATCGCTCAGGCCTGCAGCTGGGCCTCATGGAGGCCCTGCACTTCGTTGCTGCGGCTTGGCAGGCTGTGGAACCTTCGGACATAGCTGCCTGCTTTCGTGAGGCTGGCTTTGGGGGTGGCCCTAATGCTACCATCACTACTGCCCTCAAGagtgagggagaggaagaggaggaggaggaggaggaggaagaagaggaagaggagggtgaaggggaggaggaggaggaggaagatggtgaggaggaggaggaggaagcaggggaaggagaggagctcggggaggaagaggaggtagaAGAGGAGGGTGATGTTGATGACAgtgatgaagaggaagaggaggaggaggaagagagctcCTCTGAGGGCTTGGAGGCTGAGGACTGGGCCCAGGGTGTAGTGGAGGCTGGTGGCAGCTTCGGAGGTTATGGTGCCCAGGAGGAGGCCCAGTGCCCTACCCTCCATTTCCTGGAAGGTGAGGAGGACTCTGAGTCAGAcagtgaggaagaagaggaagatgatgaggaggaggatgaagatgatgaagatgatgaggAGGATAGTGATGAGGTGCCTGTACCCAGCTTTGGGGAAGCCATGGCTTACTTTGCTATGGTCAAGAGGTacctcacctccttccccattgATGATCGTGTGCAAAGCCACATCCTCCACTTGGAACATGACCTGGTTCACGTGACCAGAAAGAACCATGCCAGGCAGGCAGGAGTTAGGGGTCTTGGACATCAAAGCTGA
- the SPEF1 gene encoding sperm flagellar protein 1 isoform X2 yields the protein MAGSVDEEALHQLYLWVDNIPLSRPKRNLSRDFSDGVLVAEVIKFYFPKMVEMHNYVPANSLQQKLSNWSHLNRKVLNKLNFSVPEDVMRKIAQCAPGVVELVLIPLRQRLEERQRRRKQGIGSLQELAPQDGTDYMDVGLSQKARGEGVPDPQGRGQLREGRLPVPRPPGDSQALQSDPSFVLQIAEKEQELLASQETVQVLQMKVRRLEHLLQLKNVRIEDLSRRLQQAERKQR from the exons ATGGCGGGCAGCGTGGATGAGGAAGCACTGCACCAACTGTATTTGTGGGTAGACAACATCCCTCTGTCCCGGCCCAAGCGAAATCTGTCCCGGGACTTCAGTGATGGAG tCCTGGTAGCAGAGGTCATCAAGTTTTACTTCCCCAAGATGGTGGAGATGCACAATTATGTCCCTGCCAACTCTCTCCAGCAGAAACTGAGCAACTGGAGTCACCTGAACAG GAAGGTGCTGAACAAACTGAACTTCTCTGTACCAGAGGATGTGATGCGCAAGATAGCACAGTGTGCCCCAGGTGTGGTGGAGCTGGTGCTCATTCCACTGAGGCAGCGCCTAGAGGAGCGTCAGAGACGTAGGAAGCAGGGCATCGGCTCCTTACAG GAGCTGGCTCCTCAGGATGGCACTGACTACATGGATGTGG GTTTGTCCCAGAAGGCCCGAGGGGAAGGTGTCCCAGacccccagggacgggggcaaCTCAG GGAGGGCCGACTGCCTGTGCCCCGGCCTCCAGGGGACAGCCAGGCACTGCAGAGCGACCCGAGCTTCGTCCTCCAGATCGCTGAAAAGGAGCAGGAGCTGTTGGCCTCACAGGAGACCGTGCAG GTCCTGCAGATGAAGGTGAGACGCTTGGAGCACTTGCTCCAGCTCAAGAACGTGCGCATAGAAGACCTCTCCCGGAGGCTCCAGCAGGCAGAGCGTAAGCAGCGGTGA
- the SPEF1 gene encoding sperm flagellar protein 1 isoform X1, with the protein MAGSVDEEALHQLYLWVDNIPLSRPKRNLSRDFSDGVLVAEVIKFYFPKMVEMHNYVPANSLQQKLSNWSHLNRKVLNKLNFSVPEDVMRKIAQCAPGVVELVLIPLRQRLEERQRRRKQGIGSLQELAPQDGTDYMDVGLSQKARGEGVPDPQGRGQLREGRLPVPRPPGDSQALQSDPSFVLQIAEKEQELLASQETVQVLQMKVRRLEHLLQLKNVRIEDLSRRLQQAERKQRRMDRFPEPRSHTQRPGVHPKSVLDTRDSALVLPVLGLSGWSPSLVRTLRTGSPPSSGDSSVSIQASSLYHGSKGRLSETAEGLPCPSWALTWDPAEDWRTQQLKRKG; encoded by the exons ATGGCGGGCAGCGTGGATGAGGAAGCACTGCACCAACTGTATTTGTGGGTAGACAACATCCCTCTGTCCCGGCCCAAGCGAAATCTGTCCCGGGACTTCAGTGATGGAG tCCTGGTAGCAGAGGTCATCAAGTTTTACTTCCCCAAGATGGTGGAGATGCACAATTATGTCCCTGCCAACTCTCTCCAGCAGAAACTGAGCAACTGGAGTCACCTGAACAG GAAGGTGCTGAACAAACTGAACTTCTCTGTACCAGAGGATGTGATGCGCAAGATAGCACAGTGTGCCCCAGGTGTGGTGGAGCTGGTGCTCATTCCACTGAGGCAGCGCCTAGAGGAGCGTCAGAGACGTAGGAAGCAGGGCATCGGCTCCTTACAG GAGCTGGCTCCTCAGGATGGCACTGACTACATGGATGTGG GTTTGTCCCAGAAGGCCCGAGGGGAAGGTGTCCCAGacccccagggacgggggcaaCTCAG GGAGGGCCGACTGCCTGTGCCCCGGCCTCCAGGGGACAGCCAGGCACTGCAGAGCGACCCGAGCTTCGTCCTCCAGATCGCTGAAAAGGAGCAGGAGCTGTTGGCCTCACAGGAGACCGTGCAG GTCCTGCAGATGAAGGTGAGACGCTTGGAGCACTTGCTCCAGCTCAAGAACGTGCGCATAGAAGACCTCTCCCGGAGGCTCCAGCAGGCAGAGCGTAAGCAGCG GAGAATGGACCGCTTTCCAGAACCCAGAAGCCACACGCAGAGACCTGGCGTGCATCCCAAATCAGTGCTTGACACCAGGGACTCTGCCTTGGTGCTCCCAGTGCTGGGCCTTAGCGGGTGGTCCCCCAGCCTGGTCCGCACCCTTAGAACCGGGTCCCCACCCAGCTCTGGTGACAGCAGTGTCTCCATCCAGGCTAGTTCTCTGTACCATGGGTCAAAGGGGAGGCTGTCCGAGACAGCTGAGGGGCTTCCTTGCCCGTCCTGGGCACTCACCTGGGACCCAGCTGAAGACTGGAGAACACAGCAGCTGAAGAGGAAGGGGTGA